The genomic DNA GCTTTGCGGCAAGCTCCTTGAACTTGGCCGACTCGAACTGCTTTATGAGCTCGTCGGCCACCTCGTAGAGGCCGTTGCCCAGTCCCGATTCTATGGTCTCGCCGCCTTCGCTGCCGCCGCCGGTGCCGCCTATATAGAAGGAGCCGCCGCCGGACTTCACGGGGATCTCCTTGCGCACTTCGAAGGGCGCGCATGCCATGCCGGTGTTCACATCAACGGCGCGGGCGTTCACAGAGACCCTCACCTTCTTGTTGCCCTTGTTTGAGCCTGAGGCGCCGATTCCGAAGCCGATGGACCAGCCCCCGCCGCCGCCGGAGTCAACACATGAGAACTCGGTGACGGTGCCGAAGATCATATACTGGGCGCCCAGGAGCCTGCCCACCTCGGCGGCCGTCTCGGCGGTGACCTCTCCTGCGATGCCCAGGTTGTGCTCCTGCATTATCTTGTCAAGGTTCTCTCTCTCGAGAACCACGTATTTATCTGA from Candidatus Eremiobacterota bacterium includes the following:
- a CDS encoding CsgG/HfaB family protein yields the protein MRKYVPVVIFFMLFAFALTCTAYSQDPKRLAVFPFKTGSTIGHWWGGGFDPGPSMAEILTTRLIKSDKYVVLERENLDKIMQEHNLGIAGEVTAETAAEVGRLLGAQYMIFGTVTEFSCVDSGGGGGWSIGFGIGASGSNKGNKKVRVSVNARAVDVNTGMACAPFEVRKEIPVKSGGGSFYIGGTGGGSEGGETIESGLGNGLYEVADELIKQFESAKFKELAAKPKLEGYVINTDGTKVYISLGRKDGIVKGMKFEVTRPKSFKDPRTGETKTMNSSITTIEAKNVDDSMTECESSGTGDPIQANDRIIQK